In Desulfuromonas acetoxidans DSM 684, a genomic segment contains:
- a CDS encoding HIT family protein, with amino-acid sequence MTDTFTLNQQLAKDCIVLGSLGDSLLLLLNNSLVPWFILVPRTNACEIHDMPAEEQQRLFAEMMELARFVDNEFKPDKVNTGAIGNMVRQLHVHIIARYEDDYCWPQVVWGRPEKKVYTQKEIDRIVTRLTSRLKERFVVDQNLNK; translated from the coding sequence ATGACCGATACATTCACCCTTAATCAGCAACTGGCCAAGGACTGCATCGTCCTCGGCTCTCTCGGTGACAGTCTGTTACTTTTACTCAACAACTCTCTGGTTCCCTGGTTTATTCTGGTGCCACGCACCAACGCGTGTGAAATTCACGATATGCCCGCCGAAGAGCAACAACGGCTATTTGCCGAAATGATGGAACTGGCACGTTTTGTCGATAACGAATTCAAACCGGACAAAGTCAATACCGGTGCCATCGGCAATATGGTCCGCCAACTCCACGTCCATATCATTGCCCGTTACGAAGATGATTATTGCTGGCCACAGGTGGTTTGGGGGCGCCCGGAAAAGAAAGTTTACACCCAGAAGGAAATTGATAGGATTGTCACCCGACTGACATCACGCTTAAAAGAACGGTTTGTTGTCGACCAAAACTTGAATAAATAA
- a CDS encoding NAD-dependent succinate-semialdehyde dehydrogenase: protein MALESLNPATGDVLETFAEWSDEQVVSTVETVHNAYLKWRTTTFAERKPLMLKAAEVLRRRKDEFATMMALEMGKPVVEGRAEVEKCALVCEYYADNAEQMLAPEPIESDASRSYVAFRPQGIVLAVMPWNFPFWQVFRFAAPALMAGNVGVLKHASNVPRCALAIEEVFVQAGFPADVFRTLMIGSRKVAQVIEHPYVVATTLTGSDIAGRKVAEKSGAMLKKSVMELGGSDPFIVLNDADLDLAASVAVTARCINSGQSCIAAKRFIVEDGVYESFLEKFKANMAALKVGDPCDESTQVGPQAREDLMRELHDQVEASVAKGAKVALGGVPGEAAFYPPTILTEVAKGMPAYSEEFFGPVAIVIRVKDAEEALFVANDTEFGLGGSVWTTDIEKGEKIAGQIRSGAVFVNGMTKSDPRLPFGGVGISGFGRELSHYGIKEFVNIQTVWIK from the coding sequence ATGGCTCTGGAATCTCTGAATCCGGCGACAGGTGACGTGCTGGAAACTTTTGCAGAATGGTCTGATGAGCAGGTGGTCTCCACCGTTGAAACGGTTCATAACGCTTACTTGAAATGGCGAACCACAACGTTTGCCGAGCGCAAGCCGTTGATGCTTAAGGCTGCTGAGGTGCTGCGACGACGCAAAGATGAATTTGCCACAATGATGGCCCTGGAGATGGGGAAACCGGTGGTGGAAGGGCGCGCCGAAGTTGAGAAATGCGCTCTGGTCTGTGAATACTATGCGGACAATGCCGAGCAGATGTTGGCCCCGGAGCCGATCGAAAGTGATGCCAGTCGTTCCTATGTGGCCTTTCGACCGCAAGGGATTGTGTTGGCGGTCATGCCGTGGAACTTTCCGTTTTGGCAGGTGTTTCGTTTTGCCGCTCCGGCACTGATGGCTGGCAATGTTGGCGTACTCAAGCATGCTTCAAATGTGCCGCGCTGTGCTCTGGCGATTGAAGAGGTGTTTGTTCAGGCGGGCTTCCCGGCCGATGTATTTCGCACGCTGATGATCGGCTCACGCAAAGTGGCCCAAGTGATCGAGCATCCCTATGTGGTGGCCACCACCTTGACCGGTAGTGATATCGCCGGGCGTAAGGTCGCGGAAAAGTCGGGAGCCATGCTGAAAAAATCGGTGATGGAGCTGGGTGGCAGTGATCCGTTTATCGTGTTGAATGATGCCGATCTCGATCTGGCTGCATCTGTTGCCGTGACGGCACGCTGTATTAACTCAGGGCAAAGCTGCATTGCGGCCAAGCGCTTCATCGTTGAAGATGGGGTTTATGAGTCCTTTTTGGAGAAATTTAAAGCCAATATGGCAGCACTGAAGGTTGGAGATCCCTGTGATGAATCTACCCAGGTCGGCCCGCAGGCACGCGAGGACCTGATGCGTGAATTGCATGACCAGGTGGAAGCATCTGTGGCTAAAGGCGCTAAGGTTGCGCTGGGCGGTGTTCCCGGCGAAGCGGCGTTTTATCCGCCTACCATTCTCACTGAAGTTGCAAAGGGGATGCCGGCCTACAGCGAAGAGTTCTTTGGCCCGGTGGCGATTGTGATCCGTGTTAAGGACGCCGAAGAGGCACTTTTTGTCGCCAACGATACTGAGTTTGGCCTGGGCGGTTCTGTGTGGACAACGGATATCGAGAAAGGTGAAAAGATTGCTGGACAGATCCGTTCCGGTGCGGTGTTCGTTAATGGTATGACCAAGAGTGATCCTCGCCTGCCGTTTGGTGGTGTTGGCATCTCTGGATTTGGCCGTGAATTATCCCATTACGGTATTAAGGAGTTTGTTAACATCCAGACTGTATGGATCAAATAA